TCAGCCAGGGCATGGAGGCCGAGCCGGCATTCAAACAGGCGTTCCAGACCGACACGGCAACGATGGAAAAGGAGTTGCGCCGTTACATCGGCAACGACAGCTATCCCGGCATGGTTTACACGCTGAATGCGGTCGAGGGCGAAAAAGAGATCGCGGCGCGCCCGCTCAGCGACGCCGAAGTGCAGTTTTATCTCGGCAACCTGTTGATGCGTACCCACCGCCTCGACGAGGCGGAGCCCTACTTCAAGCAAGCCATCGCGCTCGACCCGAACCTGGCGCGGCCTTATGAAGGGATGGGATTTGTCGAGATGCGCCGCAACCATTTCGACAAAGCCATGGATTACTTTAAGCAGGCGGCGACGCGCGACTCGAAAAACTTCTTTGCTCATTACTACTACGCCGAAGCCTTGCAGCACGAAACGCGAGGAGCCATTGGCGCTGACACCGCGACGACGATGATGAATGAGCTGCGCACCGCAATCAAGCTGCGCCCACAGTTCGCCGACTCTTATTACTTGCTCGCCTTCGTCATCCAGGCGGCAAACGGCGACTTGAAAGAGGGATTGACGGCCATGCAGACCGCTCTGCGATTAGCGCCGCAGAACAAACATTACTGGCTCGGGCTGGCGCAGATACAGATGCGCATGAATGACTTTGCGGCGGCGAAAAAGACGCTCGCGCCGTTGCTGGCCGACGATAGCGAGCCGGGGTTGAAAACCTCTGCCCAATCGCTGATGCAATACATCGACTATCAAATGCAACCGCGCCGCGAACCGCACATCACGGAAAGACGAATCGAATCGCCCGCGCCCGCTCCCGCAAGTGAGACGAGCGAAACGGCGCCGCGCCCGCCGCAACAAGTTACCGGACGCCCGACGCTCACCATCGAAGGCACGAAGGTCGTGCGCGGCGTGCTGACACAGGTTGAATGCGCGAACGGAAAGATGCGAATTCTGCTCAACACCGCCGACAGCCTGCTGCGCTTCGACGTGACCGATATACAGAAGCTTCAGTACTACAGCCAGGACCCGAGCTTTGAAGGCAGTGTCGGTTGCGGGAAGGTGATGCACGTGGCTTACGTTTACTACAAGCCGTTGCCGGGCAATCAAGCACGTTTCGCCGGCGACGCGGTGGCCGTTGAGTTCGCGAAGTAGCGAAAGGCCGGTTCAGGAAATCAAAGCTTTTCGAGGGCGGCGAACCGGGCTACGAACTTTTTCAGTCCGTAGCCCGGAAAGCTCACGGTCAGCTTGGCGTCATCGCCCGCGCCTTCCGAACGCAGCACGACGCCCGTCCCGTACTTCGCATGCTTGACGCGTGCGCCGACGCGGAACTGGCCTTCAGATGTCGTCCCTTTTGTCTGTTGGCGGCTGCCTGTTCCACTCGGCCCGGTTCCCTGCCCTCGGCTCTCGCCTGCCGTTTCGTCGGTTCGGCGCTTGAAGAAATCGCGCACGCTGTCGGCAGAGTTATAAGTCTTACCCGTGTAATTCGACGTCTTCTTAACCGGCGGCTGCGATTCGCCGCGCAAGGCCGAAGCCGCCTGGCGATTCTGCTGCGTTTCGGGCCGCGCCGCAAAGCCGAGCCACGATGGCCCGAACGACATATCCTGTAACAACTCCAAAGGTATCTCGTTTAAGAAGCGCGAAGGCTCTGCCGGCAGCTCTTCGCCCCAGGTGCGCCGCTTCATGGCGTGCGTGATGTAGAGGTAACGCTGCGCCCGCGTGATGGCGACATAAGCGAGCCGTCGCTCCTCTTCCATTTCCTCCTCGCTCTGAAAGGTGCGCGAGTGTGGGAACAATCCCTCTTCCAGGCCGACCATGAAGACCACAGGGAATTCCAGGCCCTTTGCCGCGTGAATCGTCATCAGGGTGACGCGCGCGTCGGCTTTGTACTGGTCAGTGTCACTCACGAGCGCGGCGTGATCGATGAAGTCGCGCAGCGTTTCTTTATGCTCTTCGGCTTCGACGGCGGCGGTAACCAGTTCTTCAATGTTGAACAGGCGGGTTTCGGATTCTTCGGTCTTGTCTTCCTGTAACCACTTGACGTAGCCGCTGTCGAGCGTCGCCGCCTTGACCACCTCCGACACGGGCTCGTTGCGCGCCACCTTGTCACCAAGCGCATTGATGACTTGTCGGAACGATTCGAGCGCCGTGGTGGCGCGCGGGCCAAGCGAGCGATTCTCTATCGCCACGCCAATCGTCTCCCAGAGCGACACGTCGAGGTCCTTCTGCTGCCGGGCGAGGGTGTCGAGAGTCGTTTTGCCGATGCCGCGCGGCGGCGTGTTGATGATCCGCCCCAGCGCGACATCATCGGTCGGGTTCAACGCCAGCTTCAGGTAAGCGATGGTGTCTTTCACTTCGGCGCGCTCGTAGAACGAAAAGCCGCCGACGATGTTATAAGCGACGCCGCGACGGCGCAGCGATTCTTCAAACAGGCGCGACTGCGAGTTGGTGCGGTAGAGCACGGCGCAGCGCGTCTGCGGCTCGCGGCGCAGGTGCTCTTGAATCTTTTCGGCGACAAACGACGCCTCGCCGTCGCCATCATAGGACTGGTAATAGCGAATCTTGTCGCCCTCGCCGACTTCTGTGAAGAGGTTCTTCGGCAGCCGCTGCGTGTTCTTGGCAATGACTTTGTTGGCGGCTTCGAGAATGGTTTGCGTCGAGCGATAGTTCTGCTCCAGCTTGATGATCTTCGTCCCGGTGAAGTCATGCTGAAAGTTCAAAATGATATTGTAATCTGAACCGCGAAAGGCATAGATCGACTGATCGAGGTCTCCCACCACGCAGAGGCTGCGGTTCTGCCAGAAGGCGTCTCCCGAGTTGGCGCGCTCGAGTTTCGTTGAGCCGACGGCGATCAAGCGCGCCAGCTCGTACTGGATGCCGTTGGTATCCTGAAACTCATCAATCAGGACATGGCGGTATCGTTCGTGATAATTCGCCCGCACCTCCTCGACCTGTCGCAACAGGACGACCGCCTTGATCAGCAGATCGTCGAAGTCCAGGGCATTCGACTGCTGCAAGCGCGCCTCGTAAACTTTGTAAATCTGCGCGATCTTCTCCGTGCGGTCATTAGCGAATTCAGCCTGGTTCGCATAGGCCGCCGGCGTAATCCCGCGGTTCTTTGCCCAGCTAACCGCTGAGAGCGCCGAGCGCGCCGTCACGGTTTTGTCGTCAATCCCATAATCCTTCATGATGCCGCGCACGACGCGCGCCTGGTCGTCCGTGTCATAGATCGTGAAGTTGCGAGTGTAGCCCGCCTGCATACGCTCGATGTCGCGCCTGAGGATGCGAACGCACAGCGAATGGAAGGTCGAAATCAGCGGTGCCGACGTTCGCTTGCCCGGCGGCAGCATGGTTTCGACGCGCGCTTTCATTTCTCCCGCCGCTTTATTCGTGAAGGTCACGGCGAGAACTTGCCAGGGCTGCACGCCGGCGCTTTCGATCAGGTAAGCGATGCGATAGGTGATGACGCGGGTTTTGCCGGAGCCGGCCCCGGCCAGAATCAGCAGCGGCCCGTTAACCGCTTCGACCGCTTCGCGCTGCCCCGGGTTGAGTTGATTGAGAAAAGACATAAGTGATGAGGAAGTCAGGAGTCAGAAGTCAGAATAGAATCCGGAGGCGCGCGGCGCTGGCTTTCCGGTTCATTCTGACTCCTGACTCCTGACCACTACTTAATCAGACTCTGCACGGCTTTGAACTGTGGCGAATCGGCGGTGCGCATCAACTCGAAAAGCGTCATTTCAAGGTTCGAAGGGATCGCCCCGGCTTGCGTCAAACGCGCCAACGCAACCTCTTTGCTTTCACGCT
The genomic region above belongs to Blastocatellia bacterium and contains:
- a CDS encoding tetratricopeptide repeat protein, producing the protein MKSKRIRVALIALAAFILLNASPALAKDKWIQLTTKNLNVVSNASEDDTRQIALKIEQFHFIFTKLFGINTDSFLPVTVIVFKSDASFKPFKPLYNGKPSNIAGYFQPSPDENLIALTASDYGEEHPLAAIFHEYTHLLNSYTPRQWPIWLKEGLAELYSTFDVKKKDVTLGMPISNHVRLLRENKFIPLSELFTVAHDSPTYNERNKQSIFYAESWALMHYLMYGNHAARREQLINFVRLISQGMEAEPAFKQAFQTDTATMEKELRRYIGNDSYPGMVYTLNAVEGEKEIAARPLSDAEVQFYLGNLLMRTHRLDEAEPYFKQAIALDPNLARPYEGMGFVEMRRNHFDKAMDYFKQAATRDSKNFFAHYYYAEALQHETRGAIGADTATTMMNELRTAIKLRPQFADSYYLLAFVIQAANGDLKEGLTAMQTALRLAPQNKHYWLGLAQIQMRMNDFAAAKKTLAPLLADDSEPGLKTSAQSLMQYIDYQMQPRREPHITERRIESPAPAPASETSETAPRPPQQVTGRPTLTIEGTKVVRGVLTQVECANGKMRILLNTADSLLRFDVTDIQKLQYYSQDPSFEGSVGCGKVMHVAYVYYKPLPGNQARFAGDAVAVEFAK
- a CDS encoding UvrD-helicase domain-containing protein, whose product is MSFLNQLNPGQREAVEAVNGPLLILAGAGSGKTRVITYRIAYLIESAGVQPWQVLAVTFTNKAAGEMKARVETMLPPGKRTSAPLISTFHSLCVRILRRDIERMQAGYTRNFTIYDTDDQARVVRGIMKDYGIDDKTVTARSALSAVSWAKNRGITPAAYANQAEFANDRTEKIAQIYKVYEARLQQSNALDFDDLLIKAVVLLRQVEEVRANYHERYRHVLIDEFQDTNGIQYELARLIAVGSTKLERANSGDAFWQNRSLCVVGDLDQSIYAFRGSDYNIILNFQHDFTGTKIIKLEQNYRSTQTILEAANKVIAKNTQRLPKNLFTEVGEGDKIRYYQSYDGDGEASFVAEKIQEHLRREPQTRCAVLYRTNSQSRLFEESLRRRGVAYNIVGGFSFYERAEVKDTIAYLKLALNPTDDVALGRIINTPPRGIGKTTLDTLARQQKDLDVSLWETIGVAIENRSLGPRATTALESFRQVINALGDKVARNEPVSEVVKAATLDSGYVKWLQEDKTEESETRLFNIEELVTAAVEAEEHKETLRDFIDHAALVSDTDQYKADARVTLMTIHAAKGLEFPVVFMVGLEEGLFPHSRTFQSEEEMEEERRLAYVAITRAQRYLYITHAMKRRTWGEELPAEPSRFLNEIPLELLQDMSFGPSWLGFAARPETQQNRQAASALRGESQPPVKKTSNYTGKTYNSADSVRDFFKRRTDETAGESRGQGTGPSGTGSRQQTKGTTSEGQFRVGARVKHAKYGTGVVLRSEGAGDDAKLTVSFPGYGLKKFVARFAALEKL